From one Thalassobaculum sp. OXR-137 genomic stretch:
- a CDS encoding response regulator: MVASLSAVDVLIVDDEAFVRKTLTQMLRLAGVRSVTEAVNGRHAFSELLDVPEQQLPNLILCDVEMDQMDGLEFLKKLRDNENEAMASIPVIITTAHTDAQTVKAAAQRQIDGYLVKPFTAAKLVGRIEAILAALPER, from the coding sequence ATGGTCGCATCCCTGTCGGCCGTCGACGTGCTGATCGTCGACGACGAAGCCTTCGTCAGAAAGACGCTGACCCAAATGCTCCGCCTGGCGGGTGTCCGCAGCGTCACCGAGGCGGTGAACGGGCGCCATGCGTTCTCCGAACTGCTCGACGTGCCGGAACAGCAGCTTCCGAACCTGATCCTCTGCGATGTGGAGATGGATCAGATGGACGGCCTGGAATTTCTGAAGAAGCTGCGGGACAACGAGAACGAGGCGATGGCCTCGATCCCGGTCATCATCACCACGGCCCACACCGATGCGCAGACCGTCAAGGCGGCCGCCCAGCGGCAGATCGACGGCTATCTGGTGAAGCCGTTCACCGCGGCCAAGCTGGTCGGCCGGATCGAGGCGATCCTCGCGGCACTGCCGGAGCGCTGA
- a CDS encoding DMT family transporter, protein MAPNDGAANGNPAGAGPARSLALLAYLAAFAGVCGHASSEFVVKLTQLQGAEVTVWRFMLGGAALVLVSLARPQTRDLITPLRENFVQVVGLSIFGMAFAQFLFHWALDYASVVQVATMVTTMPIFVVFVLRIVDGTKITAPKLVSGIGAFLGCLFLLTDGVLDRLDGGESSLPGILLAVGCAIVGAIYLVLVRPLIKQYGAIRMTTYTFALGAIPMWFVAGFLWGVWVDPTTLFDRPSDQAAALITLGMWNTCIGFILWLWGLGNVPDPARGNYLFFLKPVLAALLAYFILGDTITVPQLLAILAITGFVLGEIFFDDIRAALGRAREEKAP, encoded by the coding sequence ATGGCCCCGAATGACGGCGCGGCGAACGGAAACCCGGCAGGTGCCGGCCCCGCCCGGTCCCTGGCTCTGCTCGCCTATCTCGCCGCTTTCGCCGGGGTATGCGGTCATGCGTCGAGCGAGTTCGTCGTCAAACTGACCCAGCTCCAGGGGGCCGAGGTCACCGTCTGGCGCTTCATGCTCGGCGGGGCGGCGCTGGTGCTGGTCTCCCTTGCCCGGCCGCAGACCCGAGACCTGATCACGCCGCTGCGGGAAAATTTCGTTCAGGTGGTCGGTCTGTCGATCTTCGGTATGGCCTTCGCGCAGTTCCTGTTCCACTGGGCGCTGGACTACGCCAGCGTCGTGCAGGTGGCGACCATGGTGACCACCATGCCGATCTTCGTGGTCTTCGTGCTGCGGATCGTGGACGGGACCAAGATCACCGCCCCCAAGCTGGTCAGCGGCATCGGCGCCTTCCTGGGATGCCTGTTCCTGCTGACCGACGGCGTGCTCGACCGGCTCGACGGCGGCGAGAGCTCGCTGCCCGGGATCCTGCTGGCCGTCGGCTGCGCCATCGTCGGCGCGATCTATCTCGTGCTGGTCCGGCCGCTGATCAAGCAGTACGGCGCGATCCGGATGACTACCTACACCTTCGCTCTCGGCGCGATTCCCATGTGGTTCGTCGCCGGCTTCCTGTGGGGCGTTTGGGTGGATCCGACCACCCTGTTCGACCGCCCGTCCGATCAGGCGGCGGCGCTGATCACCCTGGGGATGTGGAACACCTGCATCGGCTTCATCCTGTGGCTTTGGGGGCTCGGCAACGTGCCCGACCCGGCACGCGGCAACTATCTGTTCTTCCTCAAGCCGGTGCTGGCGGCCCTGCTCGCCTATTTCATCCTCGGCGACACCATCACCGTGCCGCAGCTCCTGGCGATCCTGGCGATCACCGGCTTCGTCCTGGGCGAAATCTTCTTCGACGACATTCGCGCCGCCCTCGGCCGGGCTCGGGAGGAGAAGGCGCCGTAA
- the pyk gene encoding pyruvate kinase — protein MRRFRSTKIVATLGPASSDADMIRHLFEAGVDVFRFNFSHGSHEDHQKRCDVVRALEAESGRPIAIMADLQGPKLRIGTFPDGPIELKTGDKFRLELKEGPGTAKRVTLPHPEIFAALEAGTDLLLDDGKVRLRVLKCDGKSADTEVITGGPLSDRKGVNVPGVVVPLSALTPKDQDDMRFALDMGADWIALSFVQRPEDVAEARKLIAGRAAVLVKLEKPAAIEQLDQIVEISDAVMVARGDLGVELPPEQVPPIQKRIVRLCRSLGKPVIVATQMLDSMVNAPSPTRAEASDVATAVYDNADAVMLSAETAAGKYPIEAVTMMNQIIRTVESDDYYLAAAHADQPVPDRTVSDAMTLAAREVAEAIDAGCIVTYTTSGSTTIRASRERPTVPILCITSSMKTARRLAMAWGVHAVAIAQEERFSAIVQRATEVAKSEGFAGTGDKVVITAGVPMGKPGSTNVLRVERIP, from the coding sequence ATGAGACGCTTCAGAAGCACCAAGATCGTCGCGACGCTGGGGCCCGCAAGCTCCGACGCCGACATGATCCGCCACCTGTTCGAGGCAGGAGTGGATGTCTTCCGCTTTAACTTCTCCCACGGTAGCCACGAGGACCATCAGAAGCGCTGCGATGTGGTGCGCGCGCTCGAGGCGGAGTCGGGCCGGCCGATCGCCATCATGGCGGACCTGCAGGGACCCAAGCTGCGCATCGGCACCTTCCCCGACGGTCCGATCGAGCTGAAGACGGGCGACAAGTTCCGCCTGGAGCTGAAGGAGGGGCCGGGGACCGCGAAGCGGGTGACCTTGCCGCATCCTGAGATCTTCGCCGCCCTGGAGGCGGGAACCGACCTGCTGCTGGATGACGGCAAGGTGCGCCTGCGGGTGCTGAAATGCGACGGCAAGTCGGCCGATACCGAGGTGATCACCGGCGGTCCGCTGTCCGACCGCAAGGGCGTGAACGTGCCCGGCGTCGTCGTGCCGCTCTCGGCGCTGACGCCGAAGGACCAGGACGACATGCGCTTCGCCCTGGACATGGGGGCGGACTGGATCGCCCTGTCCTTCGTGCAGCGTCCGGAGGACGTGGCCGAGGCGCGCAAGCTGATCGCGGGCCGGGCCGCGGTGCTGGTCAAGCTGGAGAAGCCGGCCGCCATCGAACAGCTCGACCAGATCGTCGAAATCTCCGATGCGGTGATGGTCGCGCGCGGCGATCTGGGCGTCGAGCTTCCGCCGGAGCAGGTGCCGCCGATCCAGAAGCGGATCGTCCGGCTGTGCCGCTCCCTCGGCAAGCCGGTGATCGTCGCCACCCAGATGCTGGACAGCATGGTCAACGCGCCGTCCCCGACCCGGGCAGAGGCCTCGGACGTGGCGACGGCGGTGTACGACAATGCGGATGCGGTGATGCTCTCGGCCGAGACGGCGGCGGGCAAATATCCGATCGAGGCCGTGACGATGATGAACCAGATCATCCGCACGGTGGAGAGCGACGACTACTATCTTGCCGCCGCCCACGCGGACCAGCCGGTGCCGGACCGCACCGTGTCCGACGCGATGACCCTGGCGGCGCGCGAGGTGGCCGAGGCGATCGACGCGGGCTGCATCGTCACCTACACCACCTCGGGCTCGACCACGATCCGCGCCTCGCGCGAGCGGCCGACGGTGCCGATCCTGTGCATCACCTCGTCGATGAAGACCGCCCGGCGCCTGGCCATGGCCTGGGGCGTGCACGCGGTCGCCATCGCCCAGGAAGAGCGGTTCTCCGCCATCGTCCAGCGCGCCACCGAGGTGGCGAAAAGCGAGGGTTTTGCCGGCACGGGCGACAAGGTGGTCATCACCGCCGGCGTGCCCATGGGCAAGCCGGGATCGACCAACGTGCTGCGGGTGGAACGGATTCCGTAA